From the Nostoc sp. PCC 7107 genome, the window TGTGAATAGATAGTAGACAGCACTGAGAGAGCAACATGAGTAAAGCATACCCCAGCAATCTGACCCGTGTTCAATATGAATTTCTGAGTGACATGATTCCAGAACCAAAACCTGGGGGTCGCAAGCGTGAAGTTGATATATGGGAAGTCCTTAACGGAATTTTTTATGTGCTGGTAGAAGGAGTTAGATGGCGATGCCTACGGCGGGCTACGCCTACGCTACCAGGTGACTTTCCTGTATGGCAGACGGTATACAGCTATTTTCGTAAATGGCGCAAAGACGGAACGTGGTTGAAAATTCACGATAGCCTGCGGCAGTGGACACGGATTGAAGAGGAACGGCATCGAAGCCCATCGGAAGCGATCATCGATAGTCAAAGCGTCAAGAGTGCAGCGATGGTAAGTCAATCTGTGGGTTTTGATGCAGGTAAGAAAATTAAAGGACGCAAGCGATTTATGACGGTCGATACCTTGGGATTAGTCTTGCGGGTCTTAGTCACGGCTGCCAATGTGGGTGAACGCGAGGGAGGTAAACTAGTTCTCAAACGGGTAAAACAGTCTCAAAAGCAGGTATCTCGTTTGACAACCCTCTGGGTGGATGGCGGCTTTGACGGTGAGCCGTTTATGCAGTGGGTGATGAATTTTTGCCGTTGGATTGTGCAGGTGGTGTTGCGCCCAGAGCAAACCAAGGGCTTTGTCTTGCTCAAAAAACGTTGGGTGGTGGAGCGCACTTTCGGTTGGGTCATGGGGTGTCGGCGATTGGTCAGAGACTATGAGTTATTGCCAGAAACATCAGAGACGTTTATCTACCTTGCTATGATCCGGATCATGGTGAGGCGATTGGCATAAAATTTGACCCCTCAAAACTTTTCAAACACCCTCTTAGATTCAGCAACATATCAAAATTCACAAACCTTTGTCAAATCAACTCCCTATTAACCCAAGTTGCTAGTTATCAAAAAACGCCTATTTTTAAGTACAAATATCTAAATTTTAGTATCCAAAATTACTAAAAAATGAAGTTTTTGTATCCTAACGA encodes:
- a CDS encoding IS5 family transposase, with amino-acid sequence MSKAYPSNLTRVQYEFLSDMIPEPKPGGRKREVDIWEVLNGIFYVLVEGVRWRCLRRATPTLPGDFPVWQTVYSYFRKWRKDGTWLKIHDSLRQWTRIEEERHRSPSEAIIDSQSVKSAAMVSQSVGFDAGKKIKGRKRFMTVDTLGLVLRVLVTAANVGEREGGKLVLKRVKQSQKQVSRLTTLWVDGGFDGEPFMQWVMNFCRWIVQVVLRPEQTKGFVLLKKRWVVERTFGWVMGCRRLVRDYELLPETSETFIYLAMIRIMVRRLA